A single region of the Vicia villosa cultivar HV-30 ecotype Madison, WI linkage group LG4, Vvil1.0, whole genome shotgun sequence genome encodes:
- the LOC131596846 gene encoding uncharacterized protein LOC131596846, translating to MSFEFPDEDVMFVTDCEEPGPGEGPEPESRWTMVFDGASNALGNGIGAVIISPKGEHTPFTARLCFDCTNNMAEYEACILGLRAAIDLRIKFLEVYGDSALVISQVKEEWDTKHPNLMPYKELVLSLITYFEEITFEHIPREENQLADALATMSSMFKVRWDNEAPAVTIRRHDEPAHYYEIVTDEVEEKPWFHEV from the exons atgagttttgaatttccagatgaagatgttatgttTGTGACTGATTGTGAAGAGCCTGGTCCGGGTGAAGGACCTGAACCTgaatcccgatggactatggttttcgatGGAGCTTCAAACGCACTGGGTAACGGTATAGGCGCAGTGATTATCTCTCCTAAAGGTGAACACACTCCATTCACCGCAAGGTTATGTttcgattgtaccaacaatatggctgagtatgaagcgtgtatcttaGGACTCCGAGCTGCTATCGACCTAAGGATCAAATTTCTAGAAGTATATGGGGACTCCGCCTTAGTCATCAGTCAAGTCAAAgaagaatgggacacgaagcatcctaatctcatgccctATAAAGAATTGGTGTTGTCTTTAATTACATATTTCGAAGAGATTACTttcgaacatattccccgagaagagaaccAGTTAGCCGATGCATtggctactatgtcatccatgttcaaggtcagatgggataATGAGGCTCCCGCAGTTACTATAAGAAGACATGACGAACCTGCACACTATTACGAGATAGTTACTGATGAGGTCGAAGAAAAGCCGTGGTTtcacgaa GTGTGA